From Musa acuminata AAA Group cultivar baxijiao chromosome BXJ3-8, Cavendish_Baxijiao_AAA, whole genome shotgun sequence, one genomic window encodes:
- the LOC135644089 gene encoding rhomboid-like protein 14, mitochondrial isoform X1, producing the protein MAWYYYNRSNNGGGGGAWGRLSKGLLPLLALQAASEFHRIGRKPPVTAGLLLANSLIYLRPAFVDRLLPTLYEVSFNPHLILKHGDLKRFFLSPFYHVGDAHLFYNMTSLLWKGIQLETSMGSPRFASMVAALLCMSQGITLVLARSLLLFFDYEAAYYNQFSVGFSGVLFAMKVVLNAHSDEYAYLHGIVVPARHAAWAELILIQLFVPGVSFLGHLGGILAGLLYLHLRGSYTAVDPLTVFIKKAFDFVSWPVRVIRRFLSFQRPRTSGRGRVGSSQATAVPSGIWRCPTCTYDNSSRVDICEMCSTARRGSGFTPLRQYNRTGDLSTEEVRRRRIERFGG; encoded by the exons ATGGCTTGGTACTACTACAACAGAAGCAacaacggaggaggaggaggggcgtGGGGGAGGCTGTCGAAGGGGCTGCTACCGCTGCTGGCGCTGCAAGCGGCAAGCGAGTTCCACCGCATCGGCCGAAAGCCCCCCGTCACAGCCGGCCTCCTCCTCGCCAACTCCCTCATCTACCTCCGCCCCGCCTTCGTCGACCGCCTCCTTCCCACCCTTTACGAAGTCTCCTTCAACCCCCATCTCATTCTCAAG CATGGTGATCTGAAGCGATTCTTCTTATCACCATTTTATCATGTAGGTGATGCGCACCTATTCTACAACATGACCTCACTGTTGTGGAAGGGGATCCAGCTTGAAACTTCGATGGGTAGTCCTCGGTTTGCATCCATGGTAGCAGCATTGCTTTGCATGTCACAGGGCATCACACTAGTTCTGGCTAGAAGTTTACTCCTTTTCTTCGATTATGAGGCAGCATACTACAATCAGTTTTCTGTTGGGTTTTCTGGTGTTCTATTTGCCATGAAGGTTGTGCTGAATGCACATTCCGACGAGTATGCTTATCTACATGGAATTGTAGTCCCAGCACGTCATGCTGCATGGGCGGAGTTGATTCTTATCCAACTTTTTGTGCCAGGGGTGTCTTTCCTCGGTCACCTGGGTGGGATATTAGCTGGTCTTTTGTATCTCCATTTGAGAGGTTCATATACAGCGGTAGATCCACTGACTGTGTTCATCAAGAAAGCGTTTGATTTTGTGAGCTGGCCTGTAAGGGTCATCCGGCGCTTTCTGAGTTTCCAGCGGCCCCGTACATCAGGTAGAGGAAGAGTTGGAAGCAGCCAAGCTACAGCGGTTCCATCTGGCATCTGGAGATGTCCGACATGTACTTACGATAACTCGTCTAGGGTAGATATATGTGAGATGTGCAGCACAGCTCGTAGGGGCAGTGGCTTCACACCATTGCGCCAATATAACCGAACGGGTGACCTGTCGACTGAAGAAGTTCGTCGCCggcggattgaaagatttggtggGTGA
- the LOC135644089 gene encoding rhomboid-like protein 14, mitochondrial isoform X2, with protein sequence MTSLLWKGIQLETSMGSPRFASMVAALLCMSQGITLVLARSLLLFFDYEAAYYNQFSVGFSGVLFAMKVVLNAHSDEYAYLHGIVVPARHAAWAELILIQLFVPGVSFLGHLGGILAGLLYLHLRGSYTAVDPLTVFIKKAFDFVSWPVRVIRRFLSFQRPRTSGRGRVGSSQATAVPSGIWRCPTCTYDNSSRVDICEMCSTARRGSGFTPLRQYNRTGDLSTEEVRRRRIERFGG encoded by the coding sequence ATGACCTCACTGTTGTGGAAGGGGATCCAGCTTGAAACTTCGATGGGTAGTCCTCGGTTTGCATCCATGGTAGCAGCATTGCTTTGCATGTCACAGGGCATCACACTAGTTCTGGCTAGAAGTTTACTCCTTTTCTTCGATTATGAGGCAGCATACTACAATCAGTTTTCTGTTGGGTTTTCTGGTGTTCTATTTGCCATGAAGGTTGTGCTGAATGCACATTCCGACGAGTATGCTTATCTACATGGAATTGTAGTCCCAGCACGTCATGCTGCATGGGCGGAGTTGATTCTTATCCAACTTTTTGTGCCAGGGGTGTCTTTCCTCGGTCACCTGGGTGGGATATTAGCTGGTCTTTTGTATCTCCATTTGAGAGGTTCATATACAGCGGTAGATCCACTGACTGTGTTCATCAAGAAAGCGTTTGATTTTGTGAGCTGGCCTGTAAGGGTCATCCGGCGCTTTCTGAGTTTCCAGCGGCCCCGTACATCAGGTAGAGGAAGAGTTGGAAGCAGCCAAGCTACAGCGGTTCCATCTGGCATCTGGAGATGTCCGACATGTACTTACGATAACTCGTCTAGGGTAGATATATGTGAGATGTGCAGCACAGCTCGTAGGGGCAGTGGCTTCACACCATTGCGCCAATATAACCGAACGGGTGACCTGTCGACTGAAGAAGTTCGTCGCCggcggattgaaagatttggtggGTGA
- the LOC135645689 gene encoding germin-like protein 5-1: protein MAKPSLLTFFSLLVASTLAADPDMLQDICVADLNSAVKVNGFACKPAAEVTEADFFFQGLAKPGATNTTMGSLVTAANVEKIPGLNTLGVSMSRVDYAPGGLNPPHTHPRATEIVFVLDGTLDVGFITTANKLITKTITKGDVFVFPRGLVHFQKNNGDVPAAALAAFNSQFPGTQSIAATLFAATQPVPDIVLSKAFQIGTRDVKKIKSRLAPKK from the exons ATGGCCAAGCCTTCCCTCCTCACGTTCTTCTCCCTCCTCGTCGCTTCCACCCTTGCTGCGGATCCTGACATGCTCCAGGATATCTGCGTCGCGGATCTCAACTCCG CCGTCAAGGTGAACGGGTTTGCATGCAAGCCGGCGGCGGAGGTGACGGAGGCGGACTTCTTCTTCCAGGGGCTGGCCAAGCCGGGCGCCACCAACACCACCATGGGCTCCCTGGTGACGGCCGCCAACGTGGAGAAGATCCCGGGGCTCAACACCCTGGGCGTGTCCATGTCCCGCGTCGACTACGCCCCCGGCGGGTTGAACCCGCCGCACACCCACCCGCGCGCCACCGAGATCGTCTTCGTGCTCGACGGCACCCTCGACGTGGGCTTCATCACCACCGCCAACAAGCTGATCACCAAGACCATCACCAAGGGCGACGTCTTCGTCTTCCCCCGCGGCCTGGTCCACTTCCAGAAGAACAACGGCGACGTTCCCGCCGCCGCCCTCGCCGCCTTCAACAGCCAGTTCCCGGGCACCCAATCCATCGCCGCCACCCTCTTCGCCGCCACCCAGCCGGTGCCCGACATCGTCCTCTCCAAGGCCTTCCAGATCGGGACCAGAGACGTGAAGAAGATCAAGAGCCGCTTGGCGCCCAAGAAGTAG